A part of Arachis hypogaea cultivar Tifrunner chromosome 12, arahy.Tifrunner.gnm2.J5K5, whole genome shotgun sequence genomic DNA contains:
- the LOC112728237 gene encoding uncharacterized protein isoform X2 has protein sequence MASHNYMASAKSVSLHCISSGVSQSAIAALFCKINFGQKQFSTCCFGFTQPCLIDKFRRMTWSIRSSLNDSGFSPSTSNGTNGRTRIIRVIQEFQTTLGSKIQEVKKNLPLKLLSFLVGFYCATAFATVIGQTGDWDILSAGLAVVVVEGIGALMYGTSLPFVSKGI, from the exons ATGGCATCACACAATTATATGGCAAGTGCCAAATCTGTATCTCTTCATTGTATAAGTTCAGGTGTTTCTCAATCTGCCATTGCTGCACTCTTTTGTAAAATCAATTTCGGCCAGAAGCAATTCTCTACTTGCTGTTTCGGTTTCACTCAACCTTGTTTGATTGACAAGTTCAG GAGGATGACATGGTCTATAAGAAGCAGCTTAAACGACAGTGGTTTTAGTCCTTCCACTTCTAACGGTACCAATGGAAGAACACGCATAATCCGAGTGATTCAAGAGTTTCAGACCACGTTAGGTTCGAAGATTCAGGAAGTAAAGAAAAATCTTCCGCTGAAGCTTCTTTCCTTCCTGGTTGGTTTTTATTGCGCTACTGCATTTGCCACTGTTATCGGACAAACAGGTGACTGGGATATTCTATCTGCTGGCTTAGCCGTGGTTGTTGTGGAAGGCATCGGCGCTCTCATGTATGGAACTTCTCTTCCATTTGTTAGCAAAG GAATCTGA
- the LOC112728236 gene encoding uncharacterized protein: MALSASRAMSKGVVITVPVLVLSALVAAVFLFFLFSSLSSCSCPSTSGPPVNPIANAVSVGGTGVSDSGSGGFTLSTRKADVEWVKNQIIANGLHMHDNVLRKGINPRTRAQQLEDLRQFKGISHYEGDGSDNHTALPCPGELLVEEHHSNYGEPWAGGRDVFEFLAQASQLRPDSQVLEIGCGTLRVGLHFIRYLNPEHFHCLERDELSLMAAFRYELPAQGLLHKRPLIVKGEDMDFSKFDSATVYDLIYASAVFLHMPDKLVWIGLERLASKLRPYDGRIFVSHNIKFCSRLGGEECTKRLTSLGLEYLGKHTHDSLLFNHYEIWFEFRRSKA, from the exons ATGGCGCTCTCGGCTTCGAGGGCAATGTCAAAAGGTGTAGTGATAACAGTGCCTGTGTTGGTTCTTTCTGCTTTGGTGGCTGCTGTATTTTTGTTCTTCTTGTTTTCCTCTCTGTCCTCTTGCTCCTGTCCTTCAACTTCAGGCCCGCCTGTAAACCCCATCGCCAACGCCGTGAGTGTTGGTGGCACTGGTGTGTCTGATTCTGGCAGTGGTGGCTTTACTCTGTCAACAAGGAAGGCTGACGTTGAGTGGGTGAAAAATCAAATCATAGCAAACGGGCTTCATATGCATGACAATGTGCTTCGCAAGGGTATTAATCCTCGGACGAGGGCTCAGCAACTTGAGGATCTTAGACA ATTTAAGGGTATATCACACTATGAGGGGGATGGATCAGATAATCACACTGCCCTTCCGTGCCCTGGGGAACTCCTTGTTGAAGAACACCATAGCAACTATGGCGAGCCTTGGGCAGGTGGAAGAGACGTTTTTGAGTTTCTTGCTCAAGCTAGTCAACTCCGACCTGACTCACAGGTCTTGGAGATAGGTTGTGGTACGCTCCGTGTTGGTTTACATTTCATCCGATATTTAAATCCTGAACACTTTCATTGTCTCGAAAGGGATGAGCTCTCTTTGATGGCTGCATTTAGATATGAGCTTCCTGCCCAAGGCCTCTTACACAAACGACCTTTGATAGTTAAGGGGGAGGACATGGATTTCAGTAAGTTCGATTCTGCCACAGTGTATGATTTGATTTATGCTAGTGCCGTGTTTCTTCATATGCCTGATAAGCTCGtgtggattggattggaaagatTAGCATCTAAGTTGAGACCTTACGATGGACGAATCTTCGTATCACACAATATTAAGTTCTGTTCGCGATTGGGTGGAGAGGAATGCACAAAGAGGCTCACAAGCTTGGGGCTTGAGTATCTTGGGAAGCATACGCACGATAGTTTGCTATTCAATCACTATGAGATATGGTTTGAATTTAGACGGTCAAAGGCTtaa
- the LOC112728237 gene encoding uncharacterized protein ycf20 isoform X1 has translation MASHNYMASAKSVSLHCISSGVSQSAIAALFCKINFGQKQFSTCCFGFTQPCLIDKFRRMTWSIRSSLNDSGFSPSTSNGTNGRTRIIRVIQEFQTTLGSKIQEVKKNLPLKLLSFLVGFYCATAFATVIGQTGDWDILSAGLAVVVVEGIGALMYGTSLPFVSKGRSLISIFNYWKAGLTLGLFLDSFKY, from the exons ATGGCATCACACAATTATATGGCAAGTGCCAAATCTGTATCTCTTCATTGTATAAGTTCAGGTGTTTCTCAATCTGCCATTGCTGCACTCTTTTGTAAAATCAATTTCGGCCAGAAGCAATTCTCTACTTGCTGTTTCGGTTTCACTCAACCTTGTTTGATTGACAAGTTCAG GAGGATGACATGGTCTATAAGAAGCAGCTTAAACGACAGTGGTTTTAGTCCTTCCACTTCTAACGGTACCAATGGAAGAACACGCATAATCCGAGTGATTCAAGAGTTTCAGACCACGTTAGGTTCGAAGATTCAGGAAGTAAAGAAAAATCTTCCGCTGAAGCTTCTTTCCTTCCTGGTTGGTTTTTATTGCGCTACTGCATTTGCCACTGTTATCGGACAAACAGGTGACTGGGATATTCTATCTGCTGGCTTAGCCGTGGTTGTTGTGGAAGGCATCGGCGCTCTCATGTATGGAACTTCTCTTCCATTTGTTAGCAAAGGTAGGAGCCTAATATCAATATTCAATTATTGGAAAGCTGGCCTAACATTGGGACTCTTCTTGGATTCatttaaatattga